Within Acidobacteriota bacterium, the genomic segment ACTGATGGACTCGCTCGAGGAAACGATCCGGCGCGGGGAAATCCGGAACATCGAGGATCTGACCGTAAGACTCAAGGCTGAAGCGCGGGAGCTCATCCCCGACAGGGCGATGAGAACGCTCGATCCTTCGGCCGAAAAGCCTTTCGTCGTTCTGGTGGTCGGAGTCAACGGGACCGGCAAGACAACTTCGATTGCAAAGCTCGCGCGCCTCTGGAAATCGGAGAACCGCGAGGTGATCGTGGGAGCAGCGGACACGTTCCGGGCGGCGGCGATCGAACAGCTGCAGGAGTGGACGGATCGGGTCGGGGTCCCGCTGGTACGTCACAAGGAAGGCGCCGATCCCGGTGCCGTGGCGCACGATACCGTCGCTGCCGCCAGATCGCGCGGATCCGACATCGTTCTGATCGATACGGCCGGCAGGCTCCACAACAAGGGACACCTGATGGCCGAGCTCGCGAAGATCCGGCGGGTGGTCGAGAAGGAGCTTCCCGGCGCACCCCATGAGGTTCTTCTGGTTCTCGATGGAACCACCGGCCAGAACGGCATCGCTCAGGCGAAGGCATTTCTCGAGTCGGCTGGTGTGACGGGGTTGATCGTGACGAAGCTCGACGGGACGGCGAAGGGGGGCGTGATTCTCTCGATCATGCGGGACTTCGAGATCCCCGTCTATTACGTCGGAGTCGGCGAGGGAATGGACGATCTCATCCCGTTCGACCCGGAAGCCTATCTCGATTCGATTTTCGCATCCGAGCACCCGGTTGCCGCGAGCTGATGCGATACCCATTCGAAAGACACGTACTCGTGTGCATCGGCGGTCGTTGCAACGACGAGAAGCAGGGGCAGAACCGGGGGGAGCTGATCCGAGCCGAGCTGAAGGATCTCAACAAGTCCCTCGGGCGGAAGAAACTGGTCCGCGTGTGCGGGGTCACCTGCCTCGACATGTGCGACGACGGTCCCAACATGGTGGTCTGGCCGGGCGGGGAGGCTTACAATCACCTGACGATCGAGACCGCGAAGGAGCACTATCTCCGCGAAACCGAGAATCTCGAGGCGAAGACGAAACCGCAATAACGGCAGCGCCGGGCGCGTTGGTGCGAGTCGGTTCCGCCCGATCCGATCCGTTTTTCCGAGGTGAATTTCTCTTGAGCGCCACAGGCACGACTCCACGTTCTCTTCGACGTTTCACCAAACTGACGGCGGTGTACGTTCTCTTTCTCGTCTTCGCGGGAGCGATGGTGACGAGCACCGACTCCGGGCTCGCGGTCCCCGACTGGCCTCTCTCGTACGGAATGGTATTTCCGCCGATGAAGGGGGGCGTCTTCTACGAGCATGGCCATCGGATGATCGCCGCGATCGCGGGTTTCCTGACCGTGATTCAGGCGATCTGGCTGCAGATGAGGGGCTCGAAGGTTCTGCGTCGACTCGGGTGGGCAACCGTCGGCGTGGTCATCGCCCAGGGCATCCTGGGAGGCGTGACGGTGCTTCTCAAGCTACCCACGTGGACCTCCGTTTCGCACGCGATGCTCGCCGAGGCCTATCTCTGCATGCATGTTGCGATGGCGTTTCTCGCTTCAGATGCTGCGGCTCGATGGAAGGCACGGGACAACGTCGAAGGATCGAATCGAGCGGCCCGGTTTGCAATCATTGCATTCGCGCTGATCTCGATCCAGATTCTTCTCGGCGCGATGACCCGGCATATGGGAGCGGGGATGGCGATTCCCGATTTCCCCCTGGCTTTCGGGCAGATCGTCCCGGCGTTCACGAGCGCGGCCATCGCGATACACTACGCGCATCGCGTGGGTGCTCTGATCGTTACCGTCTATCTCTTTCTGATTTTCCGGCCCGTTCTCGCTTCGGGAAAGCCCGCCTCGATCCGCTTTTACAGCCTCGCACTCGCGCTCGTAGCGGTTCAGATCGCGCTGGGCGCCTTCACCATCTGGACGGCGAGAGATCCGATCATCGCGAGTCTCCATCTTCTCGGCGGCGCATCGCTGCTCGTAACGACGCTTCTGATGGCGATGGCGCTGCGGACGGAGCCGTCACGAGAGATGAAATCGGCAGATGATGCGGCGACCCTTCCAACAGGGGCGATGGCATGAGTGACACTGCCGTTCTGGAGCGGGCAGGATTCGGAGCGCCGAGAGACTATCTGGAGCTCGCTAAGGCACGGGTTCTTTCGCTGATTCTGGTCGTCACCGCCGCGGGGTTCATCGTCGCGAGTCCGGTCAGCGTTTCGGTTCCGCTGCTCGTTCTCACGCTCGTGGGAACCGGGCTGGTCGCGGCGGGAACAAATAGCTTCAATCAGATCGTGGAGCAGGACTTCGATCGGCTGATGGAGCGCACGATGGGGAGACCGCTGCCATCAGGAAGACTGAGCGGGGCCGCGGCCGTCACCTTCGCCGTCTTCACGATCGCTCTCGGGTTTGCGTTGCTGAGCATCGGTGTGAACCTGCTGGCCGGCGCCCTGGCGCTGACGACGACCGTGGCTTATCTGCTCCTTTATACGCCGTTGAAGAGAAGGACCTCGTTGTCGACGATCGCCGGTGCGGTTCCTGGAGCCATTCCTCCGATGATCGGATGGGCGGCGGCCACAGGAGCGCTCGAGCCGGGCGCCTGGATGCTCTTCGCGATTCTCTTCGTCTGGCAGCTTCCTCATTTCTTCGCCATCGGGCACCTCTATCGGGAAGACTACACCCGAGGAGGATTCAGATTGTTGTGCGTAGTCGACGAGGATGGCCGCCAGGCGGGGCTGCAGTCGGTGCTCTACAGTCTGATTCTGCTTCCGCTCACCCTCGGGCTTCCGATGGTCGGAATCGGCGGAAAGTGGTCTGCAGTCGGAGCGTTCCTCCTGTCGGTCGGGTTCGTGCTGTCGGCCTTCGGATTTCATCGCGAGAGGAGCAGGGATCGCGCGCGAAACCTTTTCAGGGCATCGATCTATTACCTGCTGTTGGTGATGGTCCTGATGGTCGTGGGTACCTGGATGGGCGGTTGAAGAAATTCAGCGAGCTCCTCGCCGTTCTCGCCGTCTGTCTGTCGATCGCGATGTGTGATCGCGAACCCGATCTCGATCCGATCAAGTCACTTCCTTCTTTCGATCTCGTCGATCACGAAAACCGCTCGTTCTCTCTCGAGGATCTCCGCGGGCACGTTTCGATCGTCGATTTCATCTTCACCCGATGCGGGGCGACCTGTCCCGTGCTGACGGCGGAGATGAAGAGGCTGACGGATGATCTTTCCGACGACGATCTGCGGTTCGTCTCGATCACGGTCGATCCGGCCTACGACACGCCGTCGGTGCTCTCGGAGTACCGTCAGAAGGTGACGAACGACCCGCGATGGACTTTCCTCACGGGCGAACGGGATGAGATCGAGCGGCTTTCGATCGAAGGATTCAATCTCGCCGTCGGAACGTCGCAGAACCCCGCTGAGCCCATCCTTCATAGCAATCGCTTCGTCCTGGTCGATCGGGAGGGCG encodes:
- the ftsY gene encoding signal recognition particle-docking protein FtsY, with protein sequence MAEKSFVGKLKRGLFMTHTEMIERVRDAFTPELGVDQSVLDALEESLLGADVGAEITVELMDSLEETIRRGEIRNIEDLTVRLKAEARELIPDRAMRTLDPSAEKPFVVLVVGVNGTGKTTSIAKLARLWKSENREVIVGAADTFRAAAIEQLQEWTDRVGVPLVRHKEGADPGAVAHDTVAAARSRGSDIVLIDTAGRLHNKGHLMAELAKIRRVVEKELPGAPHEVLLVLDGTTGQNGIAQAKAFLESAGVTGLIVTKLDGTAKGGVILSIMRDFEIPVYYVGVGEGMDDLIPFDPEAYLDSIFASEHPVAAS
- a CDS encoding (2Fe-2S) ferredoxin domain-containing protein; amino-acid sequence: MRYPFERHVLVCIGGRCNDEKQGQNRGELIRAELKDLNKSLGRKKLVRVCGVTCLDMCDDGPNMVVWPGGEAYNHLTIETAKEHYLRETENLEAKTKPQ
- a CDS encoding COX15/CtaA family protein, whose translation is MSATGTTPRSLRRFTKLTAVYVLFLVFAGAMVTSTDSGLAVPDWPLSYGMVFPPMKGGVFYEHGHRMIAAIAGFLTVIQAIWLQMRGSKVLRRLGWATVGVVIAQGILGGVTVLLKLPTWTSVSHAMLAEAYLCMHVAMAFLASDAAARWKARDNVEGSNRAARFAIIAFALISIQILLGAMTRHMGAGMAIPDFPLAFGQIVPAFTSAAIAIHYAHRVGALIVTVYLFLIFRPVLASGKPASIRFYSLALALVAVQIALGAFTIWTARDPIIASLHLLGGASLLVTTLLMAMALRTEPSREMKSADDAATLPTGAMA
- the cyoE gene encoding heme o synthase, whose product is MSDTAVLERAGFGAPRDYLELAKARVLSLILVVTAAGFIVASPVSVSVPLLVLTLVGTGLVAAGTNSFNQIVEQDFDRLMERTMGRPLPSGRLSGAAAVTFAVFTIALGFALLSIGVNLLAGALALTTTVAYLLLYTPLKRRTSLSTIAGAVPGAIPPMIGWAAATGALEPGAWMLFAILFVWQLPHFFAIGHLYREDYTRGGFRLLCVVDEDGRQAGLQSVLYSLILLPLTLGLPMVGIGGKWSAVGAFLLSVGFVLSAFGFHRERSRDRARNLFRASIYYLLLVMVLMVVGTWMGG
- a CDS encoding SCO family protein, coding for MKKFSELLAVLAVCLSIAMCDREPDLDPIKSLPSFDLVDHENRSFSLEDLRGHVSIVDFIFTRCGATCPVLTAEMKRLTDDLSDDDLRFVSITVDPAYDTPSVLSEYRQKVTNDPRWTFLTGERDEIERLSIEGFNLAVGTSQNPAEPILHSNRFVLVDREGVIRNYYDSGRPEVMADLRSDARWLARKSEE